The DNA region CATTTCGCCTCTTTCTTCAGATTGAGTGATTATAGCTTTTCATGATTCAATTTTCGACAACTTTTAGATGTTTTTGCTCGAATCGAAATCTTGTATTTGAGTAATTTCAGATCTTAATCGTAAGTATATATGATTATGCGATATTTTTTAAACAAATTACATGTATGCTTCATTAAACAAAAGTAGCAATGACTGTTTTATTTAACTTTTAATTGTAATCAACGAAGATTATGTGCTTCTTGTGAATCAGTGTAGTTTTTCTTCCGTTTATCCTCTCTGTTTCTAGGGATCCTCTGTTTCTGAAACTGCACTAATTAGTTagtatactagtattttttatttgttctatTTCTGctataaattgatttttttctaCTGTTGATTATTTTAGTATTAGTATTTAAATGGCGGATTTTCAGCTACAATGAAATATAGCTGAAATATGGCATAGATGCAGAGTGGTAGTGAAACCAATCCTCTAATAATTTGCAATATAGTTATATAGTATGGTGCAGAAATGTATAGAGCAAGTGGAGACAGAGTGTGGTATTACTTCACACAAAGAAGGAGAAAGCATAGACGCGGTAATGTGGTGGACAGGACAGCAGCGGGTGGATATTGGGATAGAGTTACTGCTCCCAAAGATATCATGCATAATCGAAGAGTTATTGGTTCGTGCAGGCTGTTCGCCTACTTCACAGGGAAACGTCGAGATTCTGTCAGGACTGATTGGATGATGCAAGAATTCACAGCACCAGAGAATCGCGCGAGGGTAAGTATTTTCTTTTGTGGTTGTAGATTTTTGGTTCTAACTTGTGTCGTTGTTGTTTGTTGTGTTCATATCAAATGGAGATTGTCGTGGTTGTTGGGAAGGCACGACGATCCATTGTTTGGGGTGGATTTAGTAGTGAATTTAGAATTGTTAAGATGTTAAAATCTGGTGTAACATGTATTGATCCACATTGTTGTGTTGTGCAAGCAGATGAAAGCTTTGGTTGTGTGTAAGATGTATAAGAACGAAACCCGGAGATCAAGAAAAAGAAACCATGATGGAGAGGCGAACAACAACCCCGGCCTAGGCTGAAATTGATGAAACATGAAGGGTTAATGTTTCTTTATCAGAACAGTCATTGAGATGGAAACTTATTCAGATCATTTCCAATTGTGATTTTACTAATCTTGAATATCATAATATCTTATTATTAGTCTCTACTTGAATTTTGATGTTACTAATCTTGAATGTGCATGTTTTGGTTGTGATTGCAGGTGAAGGACAAGCAGTGAATCAGTTGTGTTGTTGTAGCTCATAATGACATAttatttgtttttcattttttgtttgtaAAGATTGATTGAGGTTAACAGAACATTAAAATTAGGATCATAATTCTAATAATCGGAGATTAGTTCTGTGTGGACAAAAACTACAGTCACAATAGTATAATGTACTTATTGAGTTGTATACTACTGGAGTACTACTTTTTCTACCAATAGATTTTTTATTCCCATTTAATTGAATTGTACTACTACAGTCATAATTCTAATAATCAGAGATTTGTTCTGTGTGGACAAAATTTTATTACAGTGGTAGTATAATGCATTGAATTGTATGCAACTTCCTGcaaaattaattctattttatttttagttgtaATTGACATGGACATATTAAATTGAAGTTCATGGACCtcagaaaatattttcaattgCACGTATCAAAATTGTACCTTAAACAATTCGCGGAAAAAAGAAATGTTCtctctttttaaaatttgtctCATACTACTATCGATTAATCATGGACAAAAGAGTGCATTTTTTTAGGTAGATTATAGTTTCAAGTACAGTTGGTATTTTGTATTGATTCTCCTAATAGCATTCACAATACCGCCCATGAATTCGCCCTATAAACTCCTCATTTCCCCCTTGCCACGTAGTCAAAGCACCTGCTTATTTCACcactgtttttatttttttataataaaataaagtagcaAAATAACATAAATTTAAGAACATTAGCCCATCCTTATTTCACCATCATTTTCATGATATTGAAAtactaaaaaaagtacaacaagAAATAAACTAACAAAAATTACAAGTAAAAGTGAACTTTAATAGAAAAGGCGGGAAAAGCCTAACTAACTTCAAACTGTGGAAactgtgtatatatatgtgtatatgaGCAGAGCTGAGTTGAAAAGTACTGTATTCAAGTTCGACAAATCACCCCCAAAACCGAGCCTCACTAAGCCGCCACTTTCGCATCTCAAttgcgccggcgccggcgataAAGCGAGTGGTGTTGGATCCATGGATGAGTTACCTCCGGGTCGCGTATTTAACCCGTCGGATGAGGAGATAATCCGTGAGTATCTGACGAGGAAAAACAACGAGGAGGGGTTTCACACCAACATGATCCATACggttaatttttatgatttcgATCCAGATTATC from Salvia splendens isolate huo1 chromosome 9, SspV2, whole genome shotgun sequence includes:
- the LOC121748984 gene encoding NAC domain-containing protein 67-like; the encoded protein is MYRASGDRVWYYFTQRRRKHRRGNVVDRTAAGGYWDRVTAPKDIMHNRRVIGSCRLFAYFTGKRRDSVRTDWMMQEFTAPENRARMKALVVCKMYKNETRRSRKRNHDGEANNNPGLG